The following coding sequences are from one Panicum hallii strain FIL2 chromosome 5, PHallii_v3.1, whole genome shotgun sequence window:
- the LOC112891990 gene encoding uncharacterized protein LOC112891990, with amino-acid sequence MESSGGDKPTATDATESVLGLDGEETLSERESVGARQVPGLPNGGGKEAPSSSSSAGSKRKRNNLGSNQMELNEPGTPSSSSGDSTWSIDSLDDRRQPSLSRNKNDHSEHSVTSAGVTVIRQPRGVLRLRKLPQNVSAESWTGGHNIPQANGVPRSTQFPSRNRRAESIELKGNRVGGDDPISCLRTENGTCNHDTGAKFCSETEYSVQKQSHLSGEPPQAVHVDKGSCGCVKDDDGVNLEENAARMLCSLSDNRCAGSPRKRMKSPDRSSKRPFPQHSNHFKNSYKKNKDVPGPARLLRKRDDKVPFRKRRPRRHFYEVSPRDVDPFCIVKERIRVFWPLDETWYFGLVKEYDPVKKLHHVRYDDKDEEWINLQNERIKLLFLPAEARSRSKCNNSRSVFKPKYEQGDREDMDGRNTESSESGPISSWLARSNQAKSATLINISKQDHPHSDVPILFDQKQCHSSVAKQDGIPPEDRRFRFVYSRKRFCRKKNGFLNMSEQNSNSRRSVSPATVISTLACMQCTETGASVTYVILLLSLPLKPVYKLIREACCVWISNALFLLQHGTLVALWPVVHLDILLADNVLGFKHILLDTCLRSAVSLFCLLVGSIKRYSRQKTTNALTMPSTLIRFQISGMHGRSQVVFMLFSFVGVDKSKWKHLQGKLQYHCSNREFSKDCTNGSVQKGLSSIDLFSKGFDVQEADFLSESNYSDIGPVIYCLDEQCKFSHNMLDVTTAPSLLLCHHLKSLTEISSINGSQQSISFALDENQELVTEHVSGTVRHAPPRVCLLNLGSSPDSPLDMASTSCTDQTSSASRESKTAESTVSTECNGGNTGDANIMCRKFQDQNGPYVGADKPCSYNLNVICSSQKSSESHLSINIPQDKVIDAPNDKPLNIDEKDKQAVSNLVQELNEHPIGRATPTAPRTTYHRNRFTSISRAFGDGSKLLPEDLMLTGFSGGSKKPRSQVSYSISPRSEEFGIKHKGHFRKIQSHSSAKINDAKKLPDSSRSGHSSPESLTCVANVLVTVGDRGWREYDTQITMDSDGQRERRICVKLAEGMKYAHKVCQVLQPGATNRYTHAMMWKGGAEWCLEFPDRSQWLIFKQMHDECYSHNIRAASVRNIPIPGVRLVEVHDDNDVVSFVRSEDYLGHIGTDVEIALDESRVVYDMDSDDEEWISNWRKFLVGDDITAHELAEDLFERVMDKLEKFAYSHNCNELSIDQMKELDIDNVPLDIIEVIHAYWQDKRQKRGMPLIRHFQSALWKIYEQQLHEWESTVYRMQGSSNGYQEKKLPPKPALFAFCLRPRGLHVPHKGPKQRSHKKLMSTGYHSFSREHDSFYRQVSGRKYNEYFGDGRIGESYDSGSLYSPTGYSPRFSTRTESPRAFDASERSSTPRFFRTNSVKRTASFAFSDDHQPSPSFRHQKVKRGAPDHWNNVIHEWQNSKHLFPGSSRVDIEELKLRDAASAAQHAAAVAKLKREKAHCLMRKADLALHKATVALMMADAIKSSNRDTSRDSRRDSRDEER; translated from the exons ATGGAATCCAGTGGTGGTGACAAGCCCACTGCAACAGATGCTACTGAGTCAGTGTTGGGTTTAGATGGTGAGGAGACTTTGTCTGAGAGGGAATCTGTTGGAGCGAGGCAAGTCCCTGGCTTGCCTAATGGGGGTGGAAAGGAGGCTCCTTCAAGCAGTTCATCTGCGGGGAGTAAGAGGAAGCGGAACAACTTGGGTTCTAATCAAATGGAACTCAATGAACCAGGGACTCCGAGCTCCAGTTCAGGTGATTCCACATGGAGTATAGATAGTTTGGATGACCGTCGCCAACCCTCATTGTCGAGAAATAAGAATGACCACTCTGAGCATTCAGTTACTTCTGCTGGAGTTACAGTGATCAGGCAGCCTCGTGGTGTCTTGAGGTTGAGGAAGCTGCCCCAAAATGTCAGTGCCGAGAGTTGGACTGGTGGTCATAATATTCCGCAAGCCAATGGAGTTCCTAGATCTACCCAATTCCCGAGTAGGAACAGGAGAGCGGAATCGATTGAGCTCAAGGGAAACAGAGTTGGTGGTGATGACCCTATCAGTTGCTTGAGAACTGAGAATGGTACTTGCAATCATGATACTGGTGCAAAGTTCTGTTCCGAAACTGAATACTCAGTTCAAAAACAGTCTCATCTTTCAGGTGAACCCCCTCAAGCTGTTCATGTTGACAAGGGTAGCTGTGGCTGTGTAAAAGATGATGATGGTGTTAATTTGGAAGAAAATGCTGCCAGGATGCTCTGTTCTCTATCAGATAACAGATGTGCAGGATCACCAAGGAAGAGAATGAAATCACCTGATAGGTCATCAAAGAGACCTTTTCCTCAGCATTCAAATCATTTCAAGAATTCTTACAAAAAGAACAAGGATGTACCTGGTCCAGCTAGGTTGCTGAGGAAGCGTGATGATAAAGTTCCATTCAGGAAGCGTCGTCCACGGCGGCATTTTTATGAAGTCAGCCCTCGTGATGTGGATCCATTTTGCATTGTAAAAGAGAGGATTAGGGTGTTTTGGCCTCTTGATGAAACTTGGTACTTTGGCCTGGTCAAGGAATATGATCCAGTTAAAAAGTTGCATCATGTCAGGTATGATGATAAGGACGAAGAATGGATCAATCTTCAAAATGAGAGGATTAAGCTGCTGTTTTTGCCTGCTGAAGCTCGCAGTAGATCTAAATGCAACAATTCAAGGTCAGTGTTTAAACCGAAGTATGAACAGGGTGACCGAGAAGACATGGATGGAAGAAATACGGAGAGTTCTGAGTCAGGTCCTATCAGCTCATGGTTGGCTCGATCAAACCAAGCAAAATCTGCAACACTTATTAACATCAGCAAGCAAGATCACCCTCATTCTGACGTTCCAATTTTATTTGACCAAAAGCAGTGCCACAGTTCTGTTGCCAAGCAGGATGGGATCCCACCCGAGGACAGGAGGTTTCGCTTTGTTTATTCTAGGAAGCGATTTTGCAGAAAAAAGAATGGTTTTCTCAACATGTCAGAACAGAATTCTAATTCCCGAAGAAGTGTGAGTCCTGCCACAGTTATTAGCACACTTGCTTGTATGCAATGTACTGAAACTGGTGCTTCGGTGACATATGTCATACTGCTATTGAGCCTCCCACTTAAACCTGTTTATAAGTTGATTCGAGAAGCCTGTTGTGTTTGGATTTCCAATGCCCTCTTCCTCCTTCAGCATGGTACATTGGTTGCCTTATGGCCTGTTGTTCATCTAGACATACTTCTTGCCGATAATGTTTTAGGCTTCAAACACATCCTTCTTGACACATGCTTGAGATCAGCAGTATCTCTTTTTTGTTTACTTGTTGGAAGCATCAAGCGGTATTCTAGGCAGAAAACTACCAACGCATTGACAATGCCAAGCACCTTAATCAGATTTCAGATATCTGGCATGCATGGTAGAAGCCAAGTAGTGTTTATGCTATTCAGCTTTGTGGGGGTAGATAAATCAAAATGGAAACACCTGCAAGGAAAGTTGCAGTACCACTGTTCAAATAGGGAGTTCTCTAAAGATTGCACAAATGGTTCCGTTCAGAAAGGACTTTCTTCAATTGATCTCTTCTCTAAG GGTTTTGATGTTCAGGAGGCTGACTTTCTTTCAGAATCAAATTATTCAGATATTGGTCCTGTCATTTATTGTCTTGATGAGCAGTGTAAATTTTCTCACAATATGCTGGATGTGACAACTGCACCTTCACTACTTCTTTGCCACCACTTAAAATCGCTAACTGAAATCAGTTCGATTAATGGTTCTCAACAATCCATTTCATTTGCTTTGGATGAGAATCAGGAGTTGGTAACAGAACATGTATCTGGTACAGTTCGTCATGCGCCTCCAAGAGTTTGTTTGCTTAATCTTGGTTCGTCACCTGATAGTCCATTGGATATGGCTTCTACTAGTTGTACAGACCAAACTAGCTCAGCTAGTAGGGAATCCAAGACTGCTGAAAGCACTGTAAGCACAGAATGTAATGGTGGCAATACTGGTGATGCAAACATAATGTGCAGAAAGTTTCAAGATCAAAATGGGCCTTATGTTGGTGCTGACAAACCATGTTCCTACAACCTTAATGTTATTTGCTCTTCACAGAAGTCTTCTGAGAGCCATCTTTCCATCAATATTCCTCAAGATAAGGTGATTGATGCGCCGAATGACAAACCTCTTAACATAGATGAAAAAGACAAGCAAGCAGTATCTAACTTGGTCCAGGAACTGAATGAACATCCAATTGGTCGTGCTACACCAACTGCCCCCAGGACAACCTACCATCGGAATCGGTTCACATCTATATCACGCGCTTTTGGAGATGGTTCAAAATTACTGCCAGAAGACCTCATGTTGACGGGCTTTTCTGGTGGTTCTAAGAAGCCACGAAGTCAGGTTTCATACTCAATTTCTCCTAGAAGTGAGGAATTTGGCATAAAACACAAAGGCCATTTTCGCAAGATACAATCTCATAGCAGTGCTAAGATAAATGATGCAAAGAAACTTCCTGATAGTTCTAGAAGTGGGCATAGCAGTCCGGAGTCATTGACTTGCGTTGCAAATGTTCTGGTTACAGTGGGTGATAGAGGTTGGAGGGAGTATGATACCCAGATCACAATGGACTCTGATGGTCAGAGGGAACGGCGGATATGTGTTAAGCTTGCAGAAGGAATGAAGTATGCTCACAAGGTCTGCCAAGTTTTGCAGCCTGGGGCCACGAACCGCTATACACATGCTATGATGTGGAAAGGTGGGGCTGAATGGTGCCTAGAATTTCCTGACAGAAGCCAGTGGTTGATTTTCAAGCAAATGCATGATGAATGTTATAGCCATAACATCAGAGCAGCGTCTGTCAGAAATATTCCAATCCCTGGTGTCCGTTTGGTTGAAGTCCATGATGATAACGATGTTGTATCCTTTGTGCGATCTGAAGATTATCTTGGCCACATTGGAACAGATGTTGAAATTGCTCTTGATGAATCCCGTGTGGTATATGACATGGACAGTGATGATGAAGAGTGGATATCAAATTGGAGGAAATTTTTAGTAGGAGATGACATCACTGCACATGAATTGGCAGAAGATTTGTTTGAGAGGGTTATGGACAAATTAGAGAAGTTTGCATATAGCCATAACTGCAATGAGCTCAGCATTGATCAGATGAAGGAACTTGATATTGATAATGTACCACTGGACATTATTGAAGTGATACATGCATATTGGCAAGATAAGAGGCAGAAAAGGGGAATGCCACTTATTCGACATTTTCAG TCTGCTTTGTGGAAGATATATGAGCAGCAGCTACATGAATGGGAATCAACAGTATACAGAATGCAGGGTTCATCAAATGGGTACCAAGAAAAGAAATTACCTCCCAAACCTGCATTGTTTGCCTTCTGTTTGAGGCCTCGCGGACTCCATGTACCACACAAGGGACCGAAGCAGCGTTCTCATAAGAAGCTTATGTCCACAGGCTACCATAGCTTTTCAAGAGAGCATGACAGCTTTTACCGACAAG TGTCAGGCAGGAAATACAATGAATACTTTGGGGATGGGAGGATAGGTGAATCATACGACAGTGGTTCTCTTTATTCCCCAACAGGGTATTCTCCCAGGTTCTCTACAAGAACAGAATCTCCTCGGGCATTTGATGCCTCAGAAAGAAGCTCTACACCAAGATTTTTCAGGACCAATAGTGTCAAAAGGACTGCAAGCTTTGCATTCTCTGATGATCACCAGCCATCACCTTCCTTCCGCCATCAGAAAGTAAAGCGAGGTGCGCCTGACCACTGGAACAATGTCATTCATGAATGGCAGAACTCGAAGCACCTCTTCCCAGGTTCATCCCGCGTTGATATCGAGGAGCTCAAACTGCGTGATGCTGCGAGCGCAGCGCAGCATGCAGCTGCTGTGGCGAAGCTCAAGAGGGAAAAGGCTCATTGCCTGATGCGCAAGGCTGATCTTGCCCTCCATAAGGCCACGGTGGCACTCATGATGGCCGATGCGATCAAATCCTCCAACAGGGACACCTCCCGGGATAGTAGAAGGGATTCAAGGGATGAGGAACGCTGa